The Mycobacterium seoulense genome has a window encoding:
- a CDS encoding ABC transporter permease — protein sequence MAVSATYLVAIFGIFGSITGSVDRLADGIAGVAALEVSGITDAGFPDTILADVAAVPGVATAAPMIRTSASTPTGPVLLLGADARTAALGGALKDAVTRPVQALSSTPDAVQVGPRVGYTKGQTLQLGSGSVTVGEVLAGEQFAGLNGGHYVLAPLALAQTVTGRLGQLDSILITTKPGADQAAVRAAVTAAVNGRAIVAAPSLRAARAGDGVKLMNYMALLGAAVAMVVGAFLIYTTTTMAITQRRPVISMLRAIGGRRVTIVGDVLGEAAILGLVGGAIGSGIGILAGRMAIGRLPPAMTQGLEARIEYGLPGYAIPVALAATALTTVAAAAMAARQVYKVAPIEALAPVGASAADAVPRWLRVAAGVGAVAVFAVSIWVVIGQRGTFAVVAMAALLSAEIALGFALTAPIVEATAATARLFGSCGALAAATIRRAPRRVWATVMTVLIGVVTTVVITGTNADMIRSARAIFSPAADADVWVSADPPDSYPTDVLPQGLSERVAAVPGVARVTEGAFGFAVIGGTRVLLDGFSAGTHDSLFRALDEHLRADVLAGRGVVLTQNLGAALHVRAGDRLQLQTPHGPRQTAVLALVPFFSTVIGTVGIDLDHLRAWFDRPAATTLQITAAPGTDPKRLLAEIRRVVPAPNHVYDGRAALAGLEAPLHQSMFIANAVWVIVVAVAAVALLNTLTLSVLERRREIGVLRAMGSSRLFILRMVLAEAAGIGFVGGLLGLLFGLTDQWLFSLISGDMMNFQVGFRLSPMALAFTAGALAVCLLGSLPPARRAARLNIIEAVSVE from the coding sequence ATGGCCGTCTCCGCAACGTATCTGGTCGCAATATTCGGCATCTTCGGCTCGATCACCGGATCGGTCGACCGGCTGGCCGACGGGATCGCCGGCGTGGCGGCGCTGGAGGTGTCGGGCATCACCGACGCCGGATTCCCCGACACGATACTGGCGGACGTCGCCGCGGTTCCCGGCGTCGCCACCGCGGCGCCGATGATCCGGACCTCCGCGTCCACGCCGACGGGGCCAGTGTTGCTGCTCGGCGCGGATGCCAGGACCGCCGCGCTGGGCGGCGCCCTGAAGGACGCGGTCACCCGGCCGGTGCAGGCGCTGTCCTCGACTCCCGACGCTGTCCAGGTCGGGCCGCGGGTCGGCTATACGAAAGGCCAGACGCTGCAATTGGGCTCGGGTTCGGTCACGGTCGGCGAGGTGCTGGCGGGCGAGCAGTTCGCCGGCCTCAACGGCGGGCATTACGTCCTTGCCCCGCTCGCGCTCGCGCAGACCGTCACCGGGCGCCTCGGTCAACTCGACTCGATACTGATCACCACCAAGCCGGGCGCCGACCAAGCCGCCGTCCGGGCCGCCGTCACCGCCGCGGTGAACGGCCGCGCGATCGTCGCCGCCCCGAGCCTGCGGGCGGCCCGGGCCGGCGACGGCGTCAAGCTGATGAACTACATGGCGCTGCTGGGCGCGGCGGTCGCGATGGTGGTCGGCGCGTTTCTGATCTACACGACGACGACCATGGCGATCACCCAGCGACGGCCGGTCATCTCCATGCTGCGCGCGATAGGCGGCCGGCGCGTCACCATTGTCGGCGACGTGCTCGGGGAGGCGGCGATCCTCGGACTGGTCGGCGGGGCCATCGGGTCGGGCATCGGAATACTGGCAGGGCGCATGGCGATCGGCCGGCTGCCCCCGGCGATGACCCAGGGCCTCGAGGCACGTATCGAGTACGGGCTGCCCGGCTACGCCATCCCGGTGGCCCTCGCGGCCACGGCACTCACCACCGTGGCCGCCGCGGCGATGGCCGCGCGGCAGGTGTACAAGGTCGCGCCGATCGAGGCGCTGGCGCCGGTCGGGGCCTCGGCGGCGGACGCCGTGCCGCGGTGGCTGCGGGTCGCCGCGGGGGTGGGCGCCGTCGCGGTGTTCGCGGTGTCGATCTGGGTGGTCATCGGCCAACGCGGCACCTTCGCCGTCGTCGCGATGGCCGCCCTCCTGAGCGCCGAGATCGCGCTGGGCTTCGCGCTCACCGCACCCATCGTCGAGGCCACGGCGGCGACGGCTCGCCTGTTCGGGTCTTGCGGGGCGCTTGCGGCCGCCACCATTCGACGCGCGCCGCGACGAGTCTGGGCCACCGTGATGACCGTGCTGATCGGGGTGGTCACCACCGTGGTGATCACCGGCACCAACGCCGACATGATCCGCTCGGCCCGCGCCATCTTCTCCCCCGCCGCCGACGCCGACGTATGGGTGAGCGCCGACCCGCCGGACAGCTATCCCACCGACGTTCTGCCGCAAGGTCTTTCCGAACGCGTGGCGGCGGTGCCCGGGGTGGCGCGGGTGACCGAGGGCGCATTCGGGTTCGCCGTGATCGGCGGCACCCGCGTTCTGCTCGACGGCTTCTCCGCCGGAACCCACGACTCGCTGTTCCGCGCGCTCGATGAGCACCTGCGCGCCGACGTCCTGGCCGGCCGCGGCGTGGTGCTCACGCAGAACCTCGGCGCCGCTCTGCACGTCCGCGCCGGCGATCGGCTGCAGCTGCAGACACCACACGGTCCCCGGCAGACGGCCGTGTTGGCCCTGGTGCCGTTCTTCTCGACCGTCATCGGAACGGTCGGAATCGATCTCGACCACCTGAGGGCATGGTTCGATCGCCCGGCGGCGACAACCCTGCAGATCACCGCCGCCCCGGGGACGGATCCGAAACGCCTGCTGGCAGAGATCCGCCGGGTGGTGCCGGCGCCGAACCACGTATACGACGGTCGCGCGGCGCTGGCCGGGCTCGAAGCCCCGCTGCATCAGAGCATGTTCATCGCCAACGCGGTGTGGGTCATCGTCGTGGCCGTGGCGGCCGTCGCGCTGCTCAACACGCTCACCCTTTCGGTGCTGGAGCGCCGCCGGGAGATCGGTGTGCTGCGCGCCATGGGGTCCAGCCGCCTGTTCATCCTGCGGATGGTGCTGGCCGAGGCCGCCGGAATCGGTTTCGTCGGAGGCCTTTTGGGGCTGTTGTTCGGCCTGACCGACCAGTGGCTGTTCAGTCTCATCAGCGGGGACATGATGAATTTCCAGGTCGGCTTCCGCCTGAGCCCGATGGCCCTGGCGTTCACCGCGGGGGCGCTCGCGGTCTGCCTGCTCGGCTCGCTGCCACCCGCGCGGCGGGCGGCGCGGCTGAACATCATCGAGGCCGTCAGCGTGGAATGA
- a CDS encoding ABC transporter ATP-binding protein, protein MTIELRDVVREYRVGGQTVRALDGISLHLGDGQFVSVVGPSGAGKSTLLHLLGALDSPDSGSIAFDGEEIGRLGDEQQSAFRHHRVGFIFQFFNLLPTLSAWENVAVPKLLDGVRLGRVKPDAIRLLDRVGLGNRTEHRPAELSGGQMQRVAVARALMMDPALILADEPTGNLDSATGASILALLAEVAHEEGRDRLVVMVTHNSDAAAATDRIITLQDGRVGSDLPAVPA, encoded by the coding sequence ATGACCATCGAACTACGCGACGTGGTGCGCGAGTATCGGGTCGGCGGTCAAACGGTCCGGGCGCTCGACGGGATCAGCCTGCACCTCGGGGACGGTCAGTTCGTGTCGGTGGTCGGGCCTTCCGGCGCGGGTAAGAGCACGCTGCTGCATCTGCTCGGCGCGTTGGACTCCCCGGACTCCGGCTCGATCGCGTTCGACGGCGAGGAGATCGGCCGGTTGGGCGACGAGCAGCAGTCGGCGTTCCGCCATCACCGCGTGGGCTTCATCTTTCAGTTCTTCAACCTGTTGCCGACCCTGTCGGCGTGGGAGAACGTCGCGGTCCCCAAGCTGCTCGACGGCGTCCGGCTGGGCCGGGTCAAACCGGACGCGATCCGGTTGCTGGACCGCGTCGGGCTGGGCAACCGGACCGAGCACCGGCCGGCGGAACTGTCCGGCGGCCAGATGCAGCGGGTCGCGGTCGCGCGTGCGTTGATGATGGATCCGGCGCTCATCCTCGCCGACGAGCCCACGGGCAACCTCGACTCCGCGACGGGCGCCTCGATCCTGGCGCTCCTCGCCGAGGTGGCGCACGAGGAGGGCCGCGACCGGCTGGTGGTGATGGTGACGCACAATTCGGACGCCGCCGCGGCCACCGATCGGATCATCACGCTCCAGGACGGGCGGGTCGGTTCCGACCTACCGGCGGTCCCCGCGTGA
- a CDS encoding SRPBCC family protein produces the protein MSLPALKDIPTPIDGVVRIETSPREKATPIIMEMMRSVYPHDQVFGQYCTVNDYVACPPDELYEYMADTRSLEEWTYSLRGFTPTDEPGLWLAYDRLGSETEIYTRTVANPEARTVDYHCAWDQGKHLWMVYLMRVIDAQVVLDKPGSVVLWTNCHHPFYDHNPYPETAPAQRPVWVGDFWDMFGAGHALELQNLKAIAEYRHRNGLPVTPEWMR, from the coding sequence ATGTCGCTGCCAGCGCTTAAGGATATCCCCACCCCCATCGATGGGGTGGTCCGCATCGAAACCAGTCCACGGGAGAAGGCGACCCCGATCATCATGGAGATGATGCGGTCGGTCTACCCGCACGATCAGGTCTTCGGGCAGTACTGCACGGTCAACGATTACGTCGCGTGCCCGCCGGACGAGTTGTACGAGTACATGGCCGACACCCGCAGCCTCGAGGAGTGGACCTACAGCCTGCGCGGTTTCACGCCCACCGACGAACCGGGCCTGTGGCTGGCCTACGACCGGCTGGGCTCGGAGACCGAGATTTACACGCGCACCGTCGCCAACCCGGAGGCCCGGACCGTCGACTACCACTGCGCGTGGGATCAGGGCAAGCACCTGTGGATGGTCTATCTGATGCGGGTGATCGACGCGCAGGTGGTCCTCGACAAGCCGGGATCGGTTGTGCTGTGGACCAATTGTCACCACCCGTTCTACGACCACAACCCCTATCCGGAGACCGCGCCGGCGCAGCGCCCGGTGTGGGTGGGCGACTTCTGGGACATGTTCGGTGCCGGGCATGCGCTGGAGCTGCAGAACCTGAAGGCGATCGCCGAATACCGGCACCGCAACGGCCTGCCGGTGACGCCGGAATGGATGAGGTAG
- the mmsB gene encoding 3-hydroxyisobutyrate dehydrogenase — MTSIAFLGLGNMGGPMSANLVAAGHTVRGFDPVPAAAAAAAGNGVTTFDSAADAVAGADVVITMLPNGDLVKRCYADVLPAAQPGALFIDSSTISVNDAREVHALAESQGVSQLDAPVSGGVKGAVAGTLAFMVGGDEAALDRARPVLEPMAGKVIHCGGAGAGQAAKVCNNMVLAVQQIAVGEAFVLAEKLGLSAQSLFDVITGATGNCWAVHTNCPVPGPVPTSPANNDFKPGFATALMNKDLGLAMDAVTSTGSAAPLGRHAAEIYAKFAASHADKDFSAVIEMLRES, encoded by the coding sequence ATGACGAGCATCGCTTTCCTCGGTCTGGGCAACATGGGCGGGCCGATGTCGGCGAACCTGGTGGCCGCGGGCCACACCGTGCGCGGGTTCGACCCGGTGCCCGCGGCGGCCGCCGCCGCGGCCGGCAACGGGGTGACGACGTTCGACAGCGCGGCCGACGCGGTGGCCGGGGCCGACGTGGTGATCACCATGTTGCCCAACGGGGACCTGGTCAAGCGCTGCTACGCCGACGTGCTGCCTGCCGCCCAGCCGGGCGCGCTGTTCATCGACAGCTCCACGATCTCGGTCAACGACGCCCGCGAGGTGCACGCGCTCGCGGAATCGCAGGGTGTTTCGCAGCTCGACGCGCCGGTCTCCGGCGGCGTGAAGGGCGCCGTCGCCGGGACGCTGGCGTTCATGGTGGGCGGCGACGAGGCCGCCCTGGACCGCGCCCGCCCGGTGCTGGAACCGATGGCGGGCAAGGTGATTCATTGCGGCGGGGCCGGGGCCGGACAGGCCGCCAAGGTGTGCAACAACATGGTGCTGGCGGTGCAGCAGATCGCCGTCGGCGAGGCGTTCGTCCTGGCCGAGAAGCTCGGACTTTCGGCGCAGTCCCTCTTCGACGTCATCACCGGCGCGACCGGCAATTGCTGGGCCGTGCACACCAACTGCCCGGTGCCGGGCCCGGTGCCGACGTCGCCGGCCAACAATGACTTCAAGCCGGGTTTCGCGACCGCGCTGATGAACAAGGACCTGGGGCTGGCCATGGACGCGGTGACCTCCACCGGGTCGGCCGCGCCGCTGGGCCGGCACGCAGCCGAGATCTACGCCAAGTTCGCGGCCTCCCACGCCGACAAGGACTTCAGCGCGGTGATCGAGATGCTGCGGGAGAGCTGA
- a CDS encoding MarR family transcriptional regulator: MAASRPPKRDPIAAARDNWERSGWADVAQGMVAVTSVMRAHQILLARVETALRPYDLSFSRYELLRLLAFSRTGALPITKASDRLQVHVTSVTHAIRRLEADGLVQRAPHPTDGRTTLVQITDLGRSTVEDATVTLNEQVFADIGMSETEARALVSSIETLRRDAGDF, translated from the coding sequence GTGGCTGCCTCACGACCGCCCAAGCGTGACCCGATCGCCGCGGCGCGCGACAACTGGGAGCGCTCCGGTTGGGCCGACGTGGCGCAGGGCATGGTCGCGGTGACGTCGGTGATGCGCGCGCACCAGATCCTGCTGGCCCGGGTCGAGACGGCGTTGCGTCCCTACGACCTGAGTTTCTCCCGCTACGAGTTGCTGCGGTTGCTGGCCTTCAGCCGGACCGGCGCGCTGCCCATCACCAAGGCATCCGACCGGCTGCAGGTCCACGTCACCAGCGTGACCCACGCGATCCGCCGGCTGGAGGCCGACGGACTGGTGCAGCGGGCGCCGCACCCCACCGACGGGCGCACCACGCTGGTGCAGATCACCGACCTGGGCCGCTCGACGGTCGAGGACGCCACGGTCACGCTCAACGAGCAGGTGTTCGCCGATATCGGGATGTCCGAAACCGAAGCGCGGGCGCTGGTTTCGTCGATCGAGACGCTGCGTCGCGACGCGGGAGACTTCTAG
- a CDS encoding 3-oxoacyl-ACP synthase III family protein, whose protein sequence is MSQPSVSLIDVSSYLPGEPIGADYYAQFAESDDLRENVMFRAPKFRHHVGPDESSIDMIERAAKGLIERHGHDAVEGADVLITHTQVPDMAFYGQGGGIAHRLGMRPSWVLDLNNGGCAAFVLALNVARKLLTSGAGRTALIAIAQNAAGQFFDQPTIRRKAQSAVPGDGAAVGLVALSDRSPILDVECRTYGEYAGEMTLSYDPPRKWWQAGSGEGSIGFTESKITKVLARGNRQVPEVALAVCDRIGLPAKELDLLVTNQPNRVFLRNWRDALELPPERHRDTFDECGNLFGAGIPINLDRAVSDGQVGAGDVVMMAAFAHAGDFAGAAAVRWGGRG, encoded by the coding sequence ATGAGTCAACCGAGCGTCAGCCTGATCGACGTTTCCAGCTATCTGCCCGGTGAGCCGATCGGCGCCGACTACTATGCGCAATTCGCCGAATCCGACGACCTGCGCGAGAACGTCATGTTCCGCGCCCCGAAGTTTCGTCACCACGTCGGGCCGGACGAGAGCTCCATCGACATGATCGAACGCGCGGCCAAGGGCCTGATCGAGCGGCATGGCCACGACGCGGTCGAGGGCGCCGACGTGCTGATCACCCATACCCAGGTGCCGGACATGGCCTTCTACGGCCAAGGCGGCGGTATCGCCCACCGGCTGGGCATGCGACCGTCCTGGGTGCTCGACCTCAACAACGGCGGCTGCGCGGCGTTCGTGCTGGCGCTCAACGTGGCTCGCAAACTGTTGACCTCCGGCGCCGGGCGCACCGCGCTGATCGCCATCGCGCAGAACGCCGCCGGGCAGTTCTTCGATCAGCCGACCATCCGGCGCAAGGCGCAGTCCGCGGTGCCCGGCGACGGCGCGGCGGTGGGACTGGTGGCGCTGAGCGACCGGTCACCCATCCTCGACGTCGAGTGCCGTACCTACGGCGAGTACGCCGGTGAGATGACGCTGTCCTACGACCCGCCCCGCAAGTGGTGGCAGGCCGGGTCCGGCGAGGGCAGCATCGGCTTCACCGAAAGCAAGATCACCAAGGTGCTGGCGCGCGGGAACCGTCAGGTTCCCGAGGTGGCGCTGGCGGTGTGTGACCGAATCGGGTTGCCCGCCAAGGAGCTCGATCTGCTGGTGACCAACCAGCCCAACCGCGTGTTCCTGCGCAACTGGCGTGACGCGCTCGAGTTGCCGCCCGAACGCCATCGGGACACCTTTGACGAGTGCGGCAACCTTTTCGGCGCCGGGATTCCGATCAACCTGGACCGCGCCGTCTCCGACGGGCAGGTCGGGGCCGGCGACGTCGTGATGATGGCGGCCTTCGCCCATGCCGGCGACTTCGCCGGTGCGGCGGCGGTGCGCTGGGGAGGGCGAGGCTGA
- a CDS encoding isobutyryl-CoA dehydrogenase, with product MFTLNDDERVITETAAAFAAKRIAPHALEWDATKHFATDVLRESAELGMAAIYCREDVGGSGLRRLDGVRIFEQLAIADPTTAAFLSIHNMCAWMIDTFGTAEQRKAWVPRLASMDVIASYCLTEPGAGSDASALSTRAVREGGDYVLDGVKQFISGAGASDVYVVMARTGGDGPRGISAFVVEKGSAGLSFGALEEKMGWHAQPTAQVIFDGVRVPAEAMLGGADGEGAGFGIAMNGLNGGRLNIAACSLGGAQSAFDKAGAYVREREAFGRALLDEPTIRFTLADMATGLETSRMMLWRAADALDNDDPDKVELCAMAKRYVTDTCFEVADKALQLHGGYGYLREYGLEKIVRDLRVHRILEGTNEIMRVVIGRAEAARVRSSA from the coding sequence ATGTTCACCCTGAACGACGACGAGCGGGTCATCACCGAGACGGCGGCCGCGTTCGCCGCCAAGCGAATCGCCCCGCACGCCCTGGAATGGGACGCGACCAAGCACTTCGCGACCGACGTGTTGCGCGAATCCGCCGAGCTGGGGATGGCGGCGATCTACTGCCGCGAGGACGTCGGCGGTAGCGGGCTGCGCCGGCTCGACGGGGTCCGCATCTTCGAGCAGTTGGCCATCGCCGACCCGACCACCGCCGCGTTCCTGTCCATCCACAACATGTGCGCGTGGATGATCGACACGTTCGGCACCGCCGAACAGCGCAAGGCCTGGGTGCCGCGGCTGGCCTCGATGGACGTCATCGCCAGCTACTGCCTCACCGAGCCGGGCGCCGGGTCCGACGCCAGCGCGTTGAGCACCCGCGCCGTCCGGGAGGGCGGCGACTACGTGCTCGACGGCGTCAAGCAGTTCATCTCCGGCGCCGGCGCCTCCGACGTCTACGTGGTGATGGCCCGCACCGGCGGCGACGGCCCGCGCGGCATCTCCGCGTTCGTGGTCGAAAAGGGTTCTGCCGGGCTCAGTTTCGGGGCGCTGGAAGAGAAGATGGGCTGGCACGCCCAGCCCACCGCGCAGGTGATCTTCGACGGCGTGCGGGTGCCGGCCGAGGCCATGCTGGGCGGTGCGGACGGCGAGGGCGCCGGTTTCGGCATCGCGATGAACGGCCTCAACGGCGGCCGGCTCAACATCGCCGCGTGCTCGCTGGGCGGCGCCCAGTCCGCCTTCGACAAGGCGGGCGCCTACGTGCGGGAACGGGAGGCGTTCGGCAGGGCCCTGCTCGACGAGCCCACCATCCGGTTCACCCTGGCGGACATGGCCACGGGGCTGGAAACCTCGCGAATGATGTTGTGGCGGGCCGCCGACGCCTTGGACAACGACGACCCCGACAAGGTCGAGCTGTGCGCGATGGCCAAGCGCTACGTCACCGACACCTGCTTCGAGGTGGCCGACAAGGCCCTGCAGCTGCACGGCGGCTACGGCTACCTGCGGGAGTACGGTCTCGAGAAGATCGTGCGCGACCTGCGGGTGCACCGAATCCTGGAAGGGACCAACGAGATCATGCGGGTGGTGATCGGCCGGGCCGAGGCCGCGCGAGTGCGTTCGAGCGCGTAG
- a CDS encoding thiamine pyrophosphate-binding protein produces the protein MFGSYRVVDHIVGHLGALGVDHVFGVDGANIEDLYDAAHFEPEVTAVLAKHEFSAATMADGYSRSGAGLGVVVATSGGGALNLVAGLGEAFASRVPVLALVGQPATTMDGRGSFQDTSGCNGSLDARALFSAVSVFCERVLAPADIVSALPRAVSAARTGGPAVLLLPKDIQQARITVDDPIEPPDSFSAPIGNPHLIAAELRRATGHVTIIAGEQVARDDARAELEHLRALLRARVATVPDAKDVAGTPGFGSSSALGVTGVMGHPSVAEAVAASAVCLIVGTRLTVTARGGLDDALAAVRTVSIGSARPYPRCTHVHTDDLRGSLRLLIQALRGHGRPSGLRVPDLLRRTELTPPACPGPGIRYRDALAVLDRVLPDGADIVVDAGNTGAAAIHHLPARRGGRFVAALGMGGMGYSFGAAIGMAFGRANGGRAAGRTVVIAGDGAFFMHGLEVHTAVQYALPVTFVLFNNNAHAMCVTREQLFYQNRYSYNRFRPSALGTGLAAMFPGLTSVDVSEPAQLAAALRASLDVEGPAVVSVECDADEIPPFAPFLTALSGNAAVTEQVSTAKENRNDVAASA, from the coding sequence ATGTTCGGCAGCTATCGGGTGGTCGACCACATCGTCGGCCACCTCGGCGCGCTCGGGGTGGACCACGTCTTCGGTGTCGACGGCGCCAACATCGAGGATCTGTACGACGCCGCCCACTTCGAGCCCGAGGTCACCGCGGTCCTGGCCAAGCACGAGTTCTCGGCGGCCACCATGGCCGACGGGTACAGCCGGAGCGGTGCCGGGCTCGGCGTGGTGGTGGCGACGTCGGGAGGGGGAGCGCTGAACCTCGTCGCCGGCCTTGGCGAGGCGTTCGCGAGCCGGGTTCCGGTGCTGGCCCTGGTCGGTCAGCCCGCGACCACGATGGACGGCCGAGGCAGCTTCCAGGACACCAGCGGTTGCAACGGCTCGCTCGATGCCCGTGCGCTGTTTTCCGCGGTGTCGGTGTTCTGCGAGCGGGTGCTCGCGCCGGCCGACATCGTTTCGGCGTTGCCTCGGGCCGTCTCCGCCGCGCGCACCGGCGGCCCCGCGGTGTTGTTGCTGCCCAAGGACATTCAGCAGGCACGCATCACCGTCGACGACCCCATCGAGCCCCCGGACAGTTTCAGCGCGCCGATCGGAAACCCGCATCTCATCGCCGCCGAGCTGCGCCGCGCGACCGGTCACGTCACCATCATCGCCGGCGAGCAGGTGGCCCGCGACGACGCCCGGGCCGAGCTCGAGCACCTGCGCGCGCTACTGCGCGCGCGGGTGGCCACCGTCCCCGACGCCAAAGACGTCGCGGGCACACCGGGTTTCGGGTCGTCGTCGGCGCTCGGGGTGACCGGCGTCATGGGCCACCCGAGCGTGGCCGAAGCGGTGGCGGCCAGCGCGGTGTGCCTCATCGTCGGCACCCGGTTGACGGTCACCGCGCGCGGCGGCCTGGATGACGCGCTCGCGGCGGTGCGAACGGTGTCCATCGGGTCGGCGCGGCCCTACCCGCGTTGCACCCACGTGCACACCGACGACCTGCGTGGTTCGCTGCGCCTGCTGATCCAGGCGCTGCGCGGTCATGGACGCCCGAGCGGCCTGCGCGTGCCAGATCTGTTGCGCCGCACCGAGTTGACCCCGCCGGCCTGCCCCGGACCGGGAATCCGGTACCGCGACGCCCTCGCGGTGCTGGACCGCGTCCTGCCCGACGGGGCCGACATCGTGGTCGACGCCGGCAACACCGGCGCGGCCGCGATCCATCACCTGCCGGCGCGGCGCGGCGGCAGGTTCGTGGCGGCGCTCGGCATGGGCGGCATGGGCTACAGCTTCGGTGCCGCGATCGGGATGGCGTTCGGACGTGCGAACGGCGGCCGCGCCGCCGGCCGAACCGTGGTGATCGCCGGGGACGGCGCGTTCTTCATGCACGGCCTCGAGGTGCACACCGCCGTGCAATACGCGCTTCCCGTGACGTTCGTGTTGTTCAACAACAACGCCCATGCGATGTGTGTGACCCGTGAGCAGCTGTTCTATCAGAACCGCTACAGCTACAACCGTTTCCGGCCCAGCGCGCTGGGAACCGGTCTGGCGGCGATGTTTCCCGGGCTGACATCGGTCGATGTCAGCGAGCCCGCCCAATTGGCCGCGGCGCTTCGGGCGTCCCTGGACGTCGAGGGCCCGGCGGTGGTCAGCGTCGAGTGCGACGCCGACGAAATCCCGCCGTTCGCACCATTTCTCACCGCGCTCTCAGGAAACGCGGCTGTCACAGAACAGGTTTCGACCGCGAAGGAGAACCGGAACGATGTCGCTGCCAGCGCTTAA
- a CDS encoding CoA-acylating methylmalonate-semialdehyde dehydrogenase, giving the protein MTTQIPHFIDGQRTPGRSGRTADVFNPSTGEVQAQVPMAGKAEIDAAVASAVEAQKGWAAWNPQRRARVMMRFIELVNDHMDELAELLSLEHGKTVADSRGDVQRGIEVIEFAIGIPHLLKGEYTEGAGPGIDVYSLRQPLGVVAGITPFNFPAMIPLWKAGPALACGNAFVLKPSERDPSVPVRLAELFLEAGLPPGVFQVVHGDKEAVDAILHHPDIQAVGFVGSSDIAQYIYATAAATGKRSQCFGGAKNHMIVMPDADLDQAVDALIGAGYGSAGERCMAISVAVPVGEQTANRLRARLIDRINNLRVGHSLDPKADYGPLVTEAALKRVRDYIEQGVAAGAEIVIDGRERGSDDLTFDDASLEGGFFIGPTLFDHVTPDMSIYTDEIFGPVLCIVRAHDYEEALRLPSEHEYGNGVAIFTRDGDAARDFISRVQVGMVGVNVPIPVPVSYHTFGGWKRSGFGDLNQHGPHSILFYTKTKTVTSRWPSGVKDGAEFVIPTMD; this is encoded by the coding sequence ATGACCACACAGATCCCCCACTTCATCGACGGGCAGCGCACCCCCGGACGGTCCGGCCGCACCGCCGACGTCTTCAACCCCAGCACCGGCGAGGTGCAGGCGCAGGTGCCGATGGCCGGCAAGGCCGAGATCGACGCCGCGGTGGCCTCGGCCGTCGAGGCCCAAAAGGGTTGGGCGGCGTGGAATCCGCAACGCCGCGCCCGGGTGATGATGCGGTTCATCGAGCTGGTCAACGACCACATGGACGAGCTGGCCGAGCTGCTGTCCCTCGAGCACGGCAAGACCGTCGCCGACTCGCGCGGCGACGTTCAGCGCGGCATCGAGGTGATCGAATTCGCGATCGGCATCCCGCACCTGCTCAAGGGCGAATACACCGAAGGCGCCGGGCCGGGGATCGACGTGTACTCGCTGCGCCAGCCGCTGGGTGTGGTCGCGGGCATCACCCCGTTCAACTTCCCGGCCATGATCCCGCTGTGGAAGGCCGGGCCCGCGCTGGCGTGCGGCAACGCGTTCGTCCTCAAGCCGAGCGAGCGCGACCCGTCGGTGCCGGTGCGGCTGGCCGAGCTGTTTCTCGAGGCCGGCCTGCCGCCCGGCGTCTTCCAGGTCGTGCACGGCGACAAGGAGGCCGTCGACGCCATCCTGCACCACCCCGACATCCAGGCGGTGGGCTTCGTCGGCAGCTCCGACATCGCGCAGTACATCTACGCGACGGCCGCGGCCACCGGCAAGCGGTCGCAATGCTTCGGCGGCGCCAAGAACCACATGATCGTGATGCCCGACGCCGACCTCGATCAGGCCGTCGACGCGCTGATCGGCGCCGGATACGGCAGCGCCGGTGAACGGTGCATGGCGATCAGCGTCGCGGTGCCGGTCGGCGAGCAGACGGCGAATCGCTTGCGCGCCAGGCTCATCGACCGGATCAACAACCTGCGGGTGGGCCACAGCCTGGACCCCAAGGCCGACTACGGTCCGCTGGTCACCGAGGCGGCGCTGAAGCGGGTGCGCGACTACATCGAGCAGGGTGTGGCCGCGGGTGCCGAAATTGTGATCGACGGGCGCGAACGCGGCAGCGACGACCTGACCTTTGACGACGCCAGCCTCGAGGGCGGATTCTTCATCGGCCCAACGCTGTTCGACCACGTCACCCCGGACATGTCGATCTACACCGACGAGATCTTCGGACCCGTGCTGTGCATCGTGCGCGCGCACGACTACGAAGAGGCGCTGCGGCTGCCCTCCGAACACGAGTACGGCAACGGCGTGGCGATCTTCACCCGCGACGGCGACGCCGCCCGCGACTTCATCTCCCGGGTGCAGGTCGGCATGGTCGGCGTCAACGTTCCCATCCCGGTTCCGGTGTCCTACCACACCTTCGGCGGCTGGAAGCGCTCCGGCTTCGGCGACCTCAACCAGCACGGGCCGCACTCGATCCTGTTCTACACCAAGACCAAGACCGTCACGTCGCGGTGGCCCTCCGGCGTCAAGGACGGCGCCGAATTCGTGATTCCGACAATGGATTAA